One Kitasatospora sp. NBC_01287 DNA window includes the following coding sequences:
- a CDS encoding D-alanyl-D-alanine carboxypeptidase family protein → MGDAPEKVQDGEREQPAAAGSAPPPEAAGPRGAGPDGAGGGASAGPAVKGGSTVQLRVRDADMRTTFLRMPEPEPAEPVEADEEKPQTVDPRLAIRDEPAAAVDQVPVDGVPADAVPAVAARADAVPADAAPADASPIEHEPAAAPAPEPAPLAAAPLAAVLLAAPTAPPVPPAPAFGPAAAFGPAADFGPAPDFGPAADPGPADPGPAGAGVEPPAVPGLTALGGRPRSRARGALRRATAGVLLLSVLAGGLAVAQLLRPLPAPQVRLTAATSYTFGGEAPALPWPAKGQAAAEVVGLGSLGSSGPKATPVPIASVTKVMNAYLILQDHPLAKGQPGPMLTVDKAAAQESGDSDQSTAKVTEGQQISEYEALEMLMLPSANNIARLLARWDAGSEEAFVKKMNDRAATFGMSSTSYADAAGYSADTKSTAQDQLKLAEVVMQSEIFKQIVAEPESTIAGTKIYNTNALVNKNGVIGTKTGSSTPAGSCLMWAATKEVGGTQQLLLGVTLGQPPTATDNILKAAQTVSSKIITAGQAAVTGQTLAHQGEVVGYLDDGLGGHLPVVAAKDVTVPGFTGVSARLTLTGVPGGIGHAAPAGTAVGTLTAGEGPAQVKVPVVLQRDLAPPAIAARLTRLG, encoded by the coding sequence GTGGGCGACGCCCCGGAGAAGGTGCAGGACGGGGAGCGGGAGCAGCCCGCGGCTGCCGGGTCGGCGCCGCCGCCGGAGGCGGCCGGGCCGCGGGGGGCGGGACCGGACGGAGCGGGGGGCGGGGCCTCCGCCGGGCCGGCGGTCAAGGGCGGATCGACCGTCCAGCTGCGCGTCCGGGATGCGGACATGAGGACCACCTTCCTGCGGATGCCGGAGCCGGAGCCGGCCGAACCGGTCGAGGCCGACGAGGAGAAGCCGCAGACCGTCGACCCGCGTCTCGCGATCCGGGACGAGCCGGCGGCAGCCGTGGACCAGGTGCCGGTCGACGGGGTGCCGGCCGACGCGGTGCCGGCCGTGGCGGCGCGGGCCGACGCCGTACCTGCTGACGCCGCGCCGGCTGACGCGTCGCCCATCGAACACGAGCCCGCCGCGGCGCCGGCCCCCGAGCCCGCCCCCCTGGCCGCTGCCCCCCTGGCCGCCGTGCTCCTCGCCGCCCCAACGGCCCCGCCCGTGCCGCCCGCGCCCGCCTTCGGCCCTGCCGCCGCTTTCGGGCCTGCCGCCGATTTCGGTCCTGCCCCGGACTTCGGCCCTGCCGCCGACCCCGGTCCCGCCGACCCCGGTCCCGCCGGCGCCGGGGTCGAGCCGCCGGCCGTGCCGGGCCTGACCGCGCTGGGCGGCCGCCCGCGCTCGCGGGCGCGCGGCGCGCTGCGGCGGGCCACCGCCGGCGTGCTGCTGCTCTCCGTGCTGGCCGGCGGCCTTGCGGTGGCCCAGCTGCTGCGCCCGCTGCCCGCCCCCCAGGTGCGGCTGACCGCCGCCACCTCCTACACCTTCGGTGGCGAGGCACCGGCGCTGCCCTGGCCGGCCAAGGGCCAGGCGGCCGCCGAGGTGGTGGGTCTGGGCAGCCTCGGCAGCTCGGGGCCCAAGGCCACGCCGGTCCCGATCGCCAGCGTGACCAAGGTGATGAACGCCTACCTGATCCTGCAGGACCACCCGCTGGCCAAGGGCCAGCCGGGACCGATGCTCACCGTGGACAAGGCGGCCGCCCAGGAGTCGGGCGACTCCGACCAGTCCACCGCCAAGGTGACCGAGGGCCAGCAGATCAGCGAGTACGAGGCGCTGGAGATGCTGATGCTGCCCAGCGCCAACAACATCGCCCGGCTGCTGGCCCGCTGGGACGCGGGTTCGGAGGAAGCTTTCGTCAAGAAGATGAACGACCGGGCCGCCACGTTCGGCATGAGCAGCACCAGCTACGCCGACGCGGCCGGTTACAGCGCCGACACCAAGAGCACCGCCCAGGACCAGCTGAAGCTGGCCGAGGTGGTGATGCAGAGCGAGATCTTCAAGCAGATCGTCGCCGAGCCGGAGTCCACCATCGCCGGCACCAAGATCTACAACACCAACGCGCTGGTCAACAAGAACGGCGTGATCGGCACCAAGACCGGCTCCAGCACGCCGGCCGGCAGTTGCCTGATGTGGGCCGCCACCAAGGAGGTCGGGGGTACCCAGCAGTTGCTCCTCGGGGTCACCCTGGGCCAACCGCCGACCGCCACCGACAACATCCTCAAGGCCGCGCAGACCGTCAGCTCGAAGATCATCACTGCCGGACAGGCCGCGGTCACCGGCCAGACCCTGGCCCACCAGGGCGAGGTGGTCGGCTACCTGGACGACGGGCTGGGCGGCCACCTGCCGGTGGTGGCGGCCAAGGACGTCACGGTGCCCGGCTTCACCGGCGTCTCGGCCCGGCTGACGCTCACCGGCGTGCCCGGGGGCATCGGCCACGCGGCGCCGGCCGGCACCGCCGTCGGCACGCTGACCGCCGGCGAGGGGCCGGCCCAGGTGAAGGTCCCGGTGGTGCTGCAGCGCGACCTGGCGCCCCCGGCGATCGCCGCCCGGCTCACCCGGCTGGGCTGA